The stretch of DNA ATGCCCGTCACCGTCGAGGGGTCGTACGTCGAATCGGTCGAGCGCGTCCAGCCGAGTCAGGCGAACAACTACGGCAACGCCCACGGCGGCGAAGTAGTCAAGCTCATGGACGAACTCGCCGCCATCGCGGCGATGGGGGTAGCCGGGGAGACGTGCGTGACCGCACACATCGGCAGCGCCGACTTTCGGTCGCCCATCGCCGTCGGCGACGTCATCGAACTGTCGGCGTACGTCTACGAAACCGGCGAGAGCAGCCTGCAAGTGCGCGTCGACGCCGAGGCCCGCGACCCCCGGGCCACCGACTTGCGGCGCACCACCGCGGCGTGTTTCACCATGGTCGCCGTCGACGACGACGGCGATCCGGTGCCGGTGCCGTCGGTGACCGCCGACACCGAGCGTGGGCGCGAACTGGTCGCGAGCGCGCCCTGTTAGTTGAGTGTGAACCGCCTCACGGTCGGGCCCCGAGGCACTCGCCCTGCGTATCCGTAGACGAACCTTGCGTCCACGAGGGTGTCGAAAGCCGAGGGCCGAGCAGCGCGGTAGGGAGGACGACGCCACGGTCGGGGTGGTGGACGACCCGCCACACCGACCTGTGGATACCGCGCCGCTACAGGACGTCGGGCCGGTCGGAGGTGTCGAGCGTCGTCGTGAGTCGCTGCTGGGTTTCGAGCCCGGTCCGGAACCGGGCGAGCAGTTCGGACTGATGTTCGGGGCAGGCGTGTACGGCGACGGCGCCGTCCGCAACCGGAATGATCGGCTGGCGTGGCGTATACCCTGCTAACTGACAGCTCGGGCACCGGATGCCGCCGGCCGGCCGGTGCTCGACGAGTTTGGCAGCGTCGTCGGTGGTGTACCCGCAGGTAGAGGCGAACTGCGCTACGTGCTCCTCGCACCCGACGATCGGCGTCGTGAGGTGATCGAGCAACAGAAACGAGTACCGACTCCGTTCGGGCGATCGGAGCGCAGCCGCACAGTTCTCGCAAGGAACCGGCGGGCTGTCGGGGTCGGTAACCGACTGACGCTGCTGAGACTCTTCGGAATCCATCGTCAACCGTATCTAGATGGTCGGTTGCCAGATGGGTAAATGGTCGGTCCGAGGGTCGTGTGGGTGGACGCTGGCGTTCCGAACGGGTCTCGCACCGCCAACGGAGAACGCACGTTCGAGCGGCTCGGATCGGTCGCTCCCGCGTGGAACCGGCTTCCCCCTCGTCGGGGTCGGGAAAAAGTGAACCCGGCATCCCGCGGAGTGTGCTACGACGATCCCATGCCTAGGTTTTACCAACGGGCGGACCATCGATCCGCCGATGGGGGAGCGTGGAGCGGACGACATCCCGTTCGGGACCGTCGAGCCGCCGCCGTGTCGCCAGCCGCTCGAAGTGATCGAACGCGACGGCGAGTGGGTCGTTCGCGAGTACTACCCGACGGAGGACGCTGTCGAAGGGCAGATTCGCACGTTCGGCACGCACGCGGATCGGATCGATGCGATGCGGCAGGCCCGGACCGCGATGGAGCGCGGACAGTACCCGTGCGTGGTCCGGTGGGACACACACGATAGCGTCGGCGGGTTGTACTGGAATCCACCCTTCGAGACGCTCGTCGTCGAGTACAGCGACCTGCTCAGGGAGTGGGTCGTCGTACCGAAAGGTGACCACTTCGTGTTCCAGACTGCGGGGTCGACGAGTACCGCCTTCCAGCTCGGGAAACTGGTGCTCGAACGCTTCGATTTCAAAACCGTCGAATTCTACGCGCGCGACGGGACCCTCGAAGCGGAGCGTGACCACCGTTTCCTCCGGCACGAGATCGCCCAGTCGGGCGTCCGGTTCAATCGCGGGTCGCTCCCCGAGAGCGTCGAACACCCGGCACCGGCGTCGGCGACCGCGGCGGTGGACGACGCGGACGGCGACGGGGACCGCTCCGCATCCGAGGACGGCTCCATGACCGCGATCAGTTCGATCGCGCCAGTCGTCCCCGACATCACGCGGCTGAAAGCCATCGACACCGAGAGCGTCCTCCACCAGTACGAGACCCCTTGGGAGGGTGCTACTGCCCGGATCTGGATCCTAGATCCCGACTTCGACGATCACCGAACTGCCATCCACGCGTTCGGGGCCGCCGTCGACGACTGGGCCGCCCTCGCGAGTCACGACGGGGTCGCCTCGATCCACGAACGGGACGCCGATCCGTCGGCGTGGGTGGTCTACGACGACGCCGGCACGCCGCTGTCGACGTGCCGAGAGAAGCTATCGACTGCGGAACGACTCCGGATACTCACGCAACTGGCGGACGTAACGCAGGAGGCTCAGCGGCGGGGCATCTACCGGACGACGCTCGCGCCGTCGCGCGTCCGGATCAGCAGGGTCAAGTCGACGCGGGACCGCTCGTACGTTGACACCGGACTGAACCGGCAGGAGGCGGAGCACTCGGTCTCGGCCCGGGTGACGAGTCCCGGTATCGAACGGCGCGTCCGCGACAGACTCGGCCGGCGGACCGGGAGTCGATACATGGCACCGGAACAGCTCCGGAACGACGTTACGCCCACTACCCCCGTCTATCGACTGGGTGCGGTCACCTACTGGTTGCTCACCGGGTCCGAACCGTTCCACGACCGGCAGGCGTACACGAACGCACTCGCGGCCGGCGGGATGACGTCGCCACAGGAAGTCGCGGAGCTCCCCGACGGCGTCGGTGACTGTATCCAGCGGGCGATGCGGACCGATCCGGACGACCGATTCCGGACGGCCAACCGGTTCGCCGAGCGACTCGTCGAGCGGTTCGGTCGCCCGTGAGGCTCACGTCCGCGGGATGGAGGAGGATAGCTGTACGGTTGTACTCCGGTTCGAACGGATCCCGGTGGGGAACGTCCCGCGCCGGCGGCCGCTGTGGTCTTCGGCCACCTTTCGATCGGGCGGAGTCGCTACCCCCCGTCCGCGGTCGTTCCAGAGGAGTGGGAACGCTGCGCGGGATTAATTACTTGGACGAGCGACATGACTAGCGCTATGAGCGAGTCCGACAGCGTCGACGAGGCGGTGCAGCGAGTCAGGGAGGCCTTCGAGAACGTGGTCAACGAAACCGAAGAGATGAGCGAACAGGCGAAAGAGAGCGTCGAGGAGGC from Haloplanus salinus encodes:
- a CDS encoding YtxH domain-containing protein, producing MSESDSVDEAVQRVREAFENVVNETEEMSEQAKESVEEAVDDLEQRIESLKDGE
- a CDS encoding acyl-CoA thioesterase — its product is MPVTVEGSYVESVERVQPSQANNYGNAHGGEVVKLMDELAAIAAMGVAGETCVTAHIGSADFRSPIAVGDVIELSAYVYETGESSLQVRVDAEARDPRATDLRRTTAACFTMVAVDDDGDPVPVPSVTADTERGRELVASAPC